A single region of the Grus americana isolate bGruAme1 chromosome 3, bGruAme1.mat, whole genome shotgun sequence genome encodes:
- the GTF2A1L gene encoding TFIIA-alpha and beta-like factor, with protein sequence MAHANLVPKLYKSIIEDVIEGVRELFAEEGLEEQVLKDLKQLWETKVMQSKATEGFFRHSHCSPQFTLQLPHNFHRVLQASAASLVIPAGRGFQHFTAADLGASQAGPTLTLPSGIAYPIHVPAGVTLQTASGHLYKVNVPVMVTQAPGDASILHHPVQQIFQPLGQPSVLQANVASVAQANASSAQAAAETLQPQETAVQQTMVFQPNVMEKNHLENCANTTLVQQPSVSQQQLATNAVLNQHAHSTGKSPQGNLHTAVFTPESSEGFFPAESLANNSSSVLLDVDVEGQLDIEPQESVQQQVSDDIIDLIIMGKSLDDNTVLKDQDTIASSDKVEPTEQMESNLRSEKDICSDIAGIIQLDGTGDVSPKEEIQHTKDKEENEFIGVIEPEDLKVLEDEEDNDEECDSISNTESSSSGDDNEEPQIDIVEEDPLNSGDDVSEQDTPDLFDTDNVIVCQYDKIHRSKNKWKFYLKDGVMSFEGKDHVFAKAIGDAEW encoded by the exons cCTAAACTATACAAGTCCATTATCGAAGATGTGATTGAAGGTGTGCGGGAACTCTTTGCAGAAGAGGGTTTGGAGGAACAGGTTCTGAAAGACTTGAAGCAG ctttggGAAACCAAGGTGATGCAGTCTAAAGCAACAGAAGGCTTCTTCAGACATAGCCACTGTTCTCCACAGTTTACCTTGCAGTTGCCGCACAATTTTCACCGCGTTCTGCAGGCTTCAGCAG CTTCTTTAGTCATCCCAGCTGGCAGAGGTTTTCAGCATTTCACGGCAGCAGATCTG GGTGCTTCACAAGCGGGTCCAACTTTGACTCTCCCTTCGGGTATTGCTTATCCTATACATGTACCAGCTGGAGTGACGCTACAAACAGCATCTG GGCACCTTTATAAGGTAAATGTGCCTGTTATGGTTACACAGGCCCCAGGAGATGCAAGTATCCTACATCATCCTGTTCAGCAGATATTTCAGCCCCTTGGGCAACCTTCAGTTCTGCAAGCCAACGTTGCCAGCGTTGCGCAGGCGAATGCGTCTtctgcccaggcagctgctgaaaCGTTGCAACCCCAGGAGACTGCTGTCCAACAGACCATGGTATTTCAACCAAatgtcatggaaaaaaaccacctggaGAACTGTGCCAATACTACATTGGTCCAGCAGCCTTCCGTGAGTCAGCAGCAACTTGCAACTAATGCAGTGTTGAATCAGCATGCGCACTCAACAGGAAAATCCCCGCAGGGCAATCTTCACACAGCTGTGTTTACTCCAGAATCCTctgaagggttttttcctgctgaatcCTTGGCAAACAACTCGAGCAGTGTACTGCTTGATGTGGATGTGGAGGGGCAGTTAGACATTGAGCCTCAGGAGTCGGTGCAACAGCAGGTGTCTGACGATATCATTGACCTGATTATCATGGGCAAAAGTCTGGATGATAACACTGTTCTGAAAGATCAGGACACCATTGCTTCCTCTGACAAG GTGGAACCTACTGAGCAGATGGAATCTAATTTACGATCAGAGAAGGATATCTGCAGTGACATTGCAGGCATAATTCAGCTAGATGGTACTGGTGATGTTTCTCCCAAGGAAGAAATACAACATACAAAAGATAAGGAAGAGAATGAATTCATTGGCGTTATTGAACCGGAGGATCTAAAAGTTCTGGAGGATGAGGAAGACAATGATGAAGAATGTGACAGTATTTCAAACACGGAGTCTAGTAGCAGTGGTGATGATAATGAAGAGCCTCAAATAGATATTGTTGAGGAG GACCCCTTAAATTCTGGTGATGATGTTAGTGAACAGGACACTCCAGACTTGTTTGACACTGACAATGTGATAGTTTGTCAGTATGACAAG ataCATCGAAGTAAGAACAAATGGAAGTTCTACTTAAAAGATGGAGTGATGTCCTTTGAGGGTAAAGACCATGTTTTTGCAAAAGCCATTGGAGATGCAGAGTGGTGA